Proteins co-encoded in one Ponticoccus alexandrii genomic window:
- the puuE gene encoding allantoinase PuuE, whose protein sequence is MQRYPRDMAGYGPRIPKANWPGGAKIAVQIVLNYEEGGENNILHGDAASEGFLSEITGAAPWPGQRHWNMETIYEYGSRAGFWRVHDLLKDTPITVYGVATALARAPEQVKAMKDAGWEIASHGLKWVEHKDMPAEEERAQIREAIRLHTEVVGTPPRGWYTGRCSMNTIPLAAEEGDLAYIADSYSDDLPYWMRAGGKDQLIVPYTMDCNDMRFAIQAGYTQGADFEAMVRDAFDVLYAEGQAGAPKMMSIGLHCRLIGRPSRMAALRRVMAYMQGHEGVWFATREQIADHWAAEHPAPTGVAPSQMDRETFVAQFGGIFEHSPWIAEGAHALELGTYSDSAAGVHNALARVFRSATEEQRLGVLTAHPDLAGKLAAAGRLTAESTAEQAGAGLDLLTDEERETFQKLNAEYVERHGFPFIIAVKDNTKASILDAFHRRIGNDRATEFAEACRQVERIAELRLIEKLGA, encoded by the coding sequence GTGCAGCGTTATCCCAGAGACATGGCGGGCTACGGCCCCCGCATCCCCAAGGCGAACTGGCCCGGCGGCGCGAAGATCGCTGTGCAGATCGTCCTTAACTACGAAGAGGGCGGCGAAAACAACATCCTACACGGGGATGCGGCGTCAGAGGGCTTCCTGTCCGAGATCACCGGCGCCGCACCCTGGCCGGGGCAGCGGCACTGGAACATGGAAACGATCTATGAATACGGCAGCCGCGCCGGGTTCTGGCGCGTGCATGATCTGCTGAAGGACACGCCCATCACCGTCTACGGCGTCGCCACCGCGCTGGCCCGCGCGCCCGAGCAGGTGAAGGCGATGAAGGACGCGGGCTGGGAAATCGCGTCGCACGGCCTGAAGTGGGTCGAACACAAGGACATGCCCGCCGAAGAGGAGCGCGCGCAGATCCGCGAGGCGATACGCCTGCACACCGAGGTCGTGGGCACGCCCCCGCGCGGCTGGTACACCGGGCGCTGTTCGATGAACACGATCCCGCTGGCGGCGGAAGAGGGCGACCTTGCCTATATCGCTGACAGCTATTCCGACGACCTGCCCTACTGGATGCGCGCGGGCGGCAAGGACCAGCTGATCGTCCCCTACACCATGGATTGCAACGACATGCGCTTCGCGATTCAGGCGGGCTACACGCAGGGCGCGGATTTCGAGGCCATGGTCCGCGATGCCTTCGACGTGCTCTATGCCGAGGGGCAGGCGGGCGCGCCCAAGATGATGTCGATCGGGTTGCACTGCCGCCTGATCGGGCGCCCCAGCCGCATGGCCGCGCTTCGCCGCGTCATGGCGTATATGCAGGGCCACGAGGGCGTCTGGTTCGCCACGCGCGAACAGATCGCCGACCACTGGGCCGCCGAACATCCGGCGCCCACCGGCGTGGCCCCCTCGCAGATGGACCGCGAGACCTTCGTGGCGCAGTTCGGCGGTATCTTCGAGCACAGCCCGTGGATCGCCGAGGGCGCGCATGCGCTGGAACTGGGCACCTACAGCGACAGCGCGGCGGGGGTGCACAACGCGCTCGCGCGGGTCTTCCGCTCTGCCACCGAAGAGCAACGGCTGGGCGTGCTGACCGCGCACCCGGATCTTGCGGGCAAGCTTGCCGCCGCCGGACGGCTGACCGCCGAGTCCACCGCCGAGCAGGCGGGCGCCGGGCTGGACCTGCTGACCGACGAAGAACGCGAGACCTTCCAGAAGCTGAACGCCGAATACGTCGAGCGCCACGGCTTCCCCTTCATCATCGCGGTGAAGGACAACACCAAGGCCTCGATCCTCGACGCCTTCCACCGCCGCATCGGCAACGACCGCGCGACCGAATTCGCCGAGGCCTGCCGTCAGGTCGAGCGCATCGCCGAACTGC